A window of the Callospermophilus lateralis isolate mCalLat2 chromosome 7, mCalLat2.hap1, whole genome shotgun sequence genome harbors these coding sequences:
- the Ttc24 gene encoding tetratricopeptide repeat protein 24, producing the protein MSPPSPEDIPQEPEPSSDKKKRKWLQQEAIIQALTRAGHRALQAGQNHEALTNFQKAFLLACEAPRTRNTPVLRACAFNLGAAYVETGDPARGLELLLGAQPEEKAQGTCHGDQCFNVALAYQALGDLPQALNWYHKALSHYQPRGDQGEAQTKMGACYQALGQPERAAQCLKEASQAYAEAGRPRAAALALGAAAECMLKSGRHGVGEVVQALEGSRRLAKRSTKQGLLGQLYNDLGLGYSQLQLFPLAVETFLQALSLCQRPGEQATVLRNLGMAHNALGNYQEARQFHQKAADLHGSLGQRWEQGRSFGSLAFALSQLGDHRAARDNYLHALLAAQDAGDTKGQWQACEGLGAAAARLGQYDQALKYYKEALIQCQKEPDSVRERLVAKLADAMKTHLAQVGLVQVHPSTPAPGRPQAPGRISQVAGTSTRVQSSTADAQHRPSGRWEDKEFEEGQEEKGEEGSVNVPTSVSQKLEGPGPRTHLPFGGLGAPREYSGILIPNGSQANRSARRPREALHKNPQRRVTQSGFCIIM; encoded by the exons ATGTCTCCCCCGAGTCCTGAGGATATCCCCCAGGAGCCAGAGCCCTCGAGtgacaagaagaaaagaaagtggCTACAGCAAGAGGCCATTATCCAGGCCCTCACCAGGGCTGGCCACCGGGCTCTGCAAGCCGGTCAGAACCACGAGGCCTTGACCAACTTCCAGAAGGCTTTCCTCCTGGCCTGTGAGGCCCCACGAACCAGAAACACCCCTGTGCTTCGGGCCTGCGCCTTCAACCTGGGGGCTGCCTATGTGGAGACTGGGGACCCGGCCCGAGGCCTTGAGCTGCTCCTTGGAGCCCAACCTGAGGAGAAGGCACAGGGCACGTGTCATGGTGACCAGTGTTTCAACGTGGCTTTGGCTTACCAAGCCCTGGGTGACCTGCCCCAAGCCTTGAACTGGTACCACAAGGCCCTGAGTCATTACCAGCCACGGGGTGACCAGGGGGAAGCCCAAACAAAGATGGGAGCCTGCTACCAAGCCCTGGGACAGCCCGAGAGAGCAGCCCAGTGCCTGAAGGAAGCAAGCCAAGCGTACGCCGAAGCAGGCCGGCCTCGGGCTGCAGCCCTGGCACTGGGGGCTGCAGCGGAGTGCATGCTCAAGAGTGGACGGCACGGGGTGGGCGAGGTGGTGCAGGCGCTGGAGGGGAGCCGGAGGCTGGCCAAGAGGAGCACCAAGCAGGGGCTGCTGG GACAGCTCTATAACGATCTAGGCCTGGGCTACTCCCAGCTCCAGCTGTTCCCTCTGGCCGTGGAGACCTTTCTACAGGCCCTGTCCCTGTGCCAGAGGCCAGGAGAGCAGGCCACTGTGCTAAGGAACCTGGGGATGGCCCACAATGCCCTTGGCAACTATCAGGAAGCCCGGCAGTTTCATCAGAAGGCTGCTGACCTTCATG GCTCTTTGGGGCAGCGGTGGGAGCAGGGTCGAAGCTTTGGCAGCCTGGCATTCGCCCTGAGCCAGCTGGGGGACCACAGGGCCGCCAGAGACAACTATCTGCATGCCCtgctggctgcccaggatgctg GGGACACGAAGGGGCAGTGGCAGGCCTGCGAGGGTCTTGGggctgctgcagccagactgggaCAATATGACCAGGCTTTGAAGTACTATAAGGAAGCGCTGATACAATGTCAG AAGGAGCCAGATTCTGTGCGGGAACGGCTGGTGGCCAAGCTGGCAGACGCCATGAAGACCCACTTGGCCCAGGTGGGGCTGGTCCAGGTTCACCCATCG ACCCCAGCACCAGGAAGACCCCAGGCTCCAGGCAGGATCAGCCAAGTGGCAGGGACCTCAACCAGGGTACAAAGCAGTACAGCAGATGCCCAACACAG ACCGTCTGGTAGATGGGAAGATAAAGAATTTGAGGAGGGCCAGGAGGAGAAAGGAGAGGAGGGATCGGTGAATGTTCCCACGTCTGTGTCTCAGAAACTAGAGG GTCCAGGACCCAGGACCCATCTTCCATTTGGAGGTTTGGGTGCCCCTAGAGAATACTCTGGTATCCTGATACCCAATGGCTCCCAAGCCAATAG GTCAGCCAGGCGGCCCAGGGAAGCCCTCCACAAGAACCCTCAGAGGAGAGTCACCCAGTCTGGCTTCTGCATAATCATGTGA